One region of Leptospira fainei serovar Hurstbridge str. BUT 6 genomic DNA includes:
- a CDS encoding chemotaxis protein CheW: MAGVLGEYTELFLEESEDQIEELNANLLKLEKDQSDPATINDIFRAAHSLKSSAAFVGLYNLSDLAHKMENLLQSIRDGKLAVKLSLVNLLFQCFDLIKNVIVNVSQGKKVDTPYTDMIRRLEAYEHDPEAAKESNAKSDSPAATTLTEQNQQSHSSYLQLDGDDQKELEEMLRANGGNFWILKVGLKSDAPMKGLRYSLILQNLKPIGTIYRTNPNLEDLEKGTEAAVLTILILSHKPQDELTKAANVDMVETLTIEEFHPNSQLGYGAESNAITSFQLDEEEKTGDAKITLKSIKVSSDKLDQLMNNVGELVITNSGFQKIYDDLLRTFGEDQLFNELKGRIDLINRISKELQSGIMNIRMVPISTVFRRFSRLVRDLSLETGKKVDLILNGESTELDKKVIDALGEPLLHLIRNSVDHGIESPEERKRIGKPELGIVELNAYQGGSNIMVEIRDDGKGLDVERIRQKAVEKGLVSDTDAAALSENDVYQFIFAPGFSTAEKITDISGRGVGMNVVNNLIQEFKGKILIQSQKGQGTSFVLSFPQALAIIPSILVMMEEEVYAFPLSEVNETIKVSNEQITTLEGNEIINLRGEVLPIYRLNRILGLQDKTDREESPVVIVQFKGRKLGFMVDELVGKHETVIKSLEKNFKNIKGLTGASIMGDGTIIMVLDIPGLVEIASYLDETGRYISYHLETMKRISTIRTIETEEEMYIQKTSNPTNVYNHKLHEITTRERAKRKKTERKKEDDSKKIIAGKDDLHREGAGKTEGAFSVELNIGDDRLLPNGGKAAEPSAPSVSNTAVMDKTTPPAPKSVMEDKYRSHISELISDSVNTDEEKKRAEHIIEGFLEQKKQRMMSVSHSKDFTGNLTREQIKKIEAVVNTGMMNAGMVLSQILNRNVDLFIPEIIMNDKEGLASEIRFSDDKFYGMKVRMNGDLNGNLLMMFSRENAKNLAKELLDSVSPGDNLDDDTKSVLSEISNIVCASVLNSISNKAKVSVMPAVPELVEGTFLEVLDAVKPERTKFLSMLTEFNHEGNNLLGVLLFLPDFDELMELIPKF, encoded by the coding sequence GTGGCAGGAGTATTAGGCGAATATACCGAACTCTTTCTGGAAGAATCGGAAGACCAGATTGAAGAACTAAATGCCAATTTATTGAAGTTGGAGAAAGACCAGTCTGACCCTGCCACGATCAACGATATATTTCGGGCTGCACATTCTCTTAAAAGCTCTGCCGCTTTCGTAGGGTTATATAATCTATCGGATTTAGCTCATAAAATGGAGAACCTTCTCCAAAGTATTCGAGACGGAAAACTCGCCGTAAAACTTTCTCTCGTAAATCTATTATTTCAATGCTTTGATCTTATTAAGAACGTAATCGTGAATGTTTCTCAAGGCAAGAAGGTCGACACACCCTATACGGATATGATCCGTCGCTTGGAAGCGTACGAGCACGACCCGGAGGCGGCCAAGGAATCTAACGCTAAGTCTGATTCGCCCGCGGCAACCACTTTGACGGAACAAAATCAACAATCGCATTCCTCGTATCTGCAGCTTGACGGGGACGATCAGAAAGAACTGGAAGAAATGCTCAGGGCTAACGGAGGAAATTTCTGGATTCTCAAAGTGGGCTTAAAATCGGATGCTCCGATGAAGGGACTCCGCTATTCTCTTATTCTTCAAAATTTAAAACCCATAGGAACCATCTATCGAACCAATCCTAATTTAGAGGATTTGGAAAAAGGAACGGAGGCCGCCGTTCTAACGATTCTTATCCTGAGTCATAAACCGCAGGATGAATTGACCAAAGCCGCTAATGTGGATATGGTCGAAACCCTTACGATAGAGGAATTTCATCCTAATTCTCAGCTCGGTTATGGCGCCGAATCGAATGCTATCACTTCTTTCCAATTAGATGAGGAGGAAAAAACCGGCGATGCGAAAATCACGTTAAAGAGCATTAAAGTTTCATCGGATAAACTCGATCAACTTATGAATAACGTGGGAGAATTGGTTATCACCAATTCCGGATTCCAGAAAATCTACGATGACTTGTTAAGAACTTTCGGAGAGGATCAACTCTTCAACGAACTCAAAGGTCGAATCGATTTAATCAATCGAATTTCAAAAGAACTGCAATCCGGAATTATGAATATCCGGATGGTTCCGATCTCGACGGTCTTTCGTCGCTTTTCTCGCCTTGTACGCGATTTGTCGCTCGAGACCGGAAAAAAAGTGGATTTGATTCTCAACGGAGAATCCACGGAACTGGACAAGAAGGTGATCGATGCGTTAGGAGAGCCGCTTCTACATCTCATCCGCAATTCGGTCGATCATGGGATCGAGTCTCCGGAAGAAAGAAAACGTATCGGAAAACCGGAACTAGGAATCGTAGAATTAAACGCCTATCAAGGCGGCAGTAATATTATGGTGGAAATTCGGGACGACGGGAAAGGTCTCGACGTAGAACGAATTCGCCAGAAGGCCGTAGAAAAAGGTTTGGTCTCGGATACGGATGCCGCAGCTCTTTCCGAAAACGACGTTTATCAATTTATCTTCGCCCCGGGGTTTTCTACGGCGGAAAAGATTACGGACATCTCCGGTCGCGGAGTCGGAATGAACGTGGTAAATAATTTAATTCAGGAATTTAAGGGTAAGATTTTAATCCAATCTCAGAAAGGTCAGGGAACTTCTTTCGTACTTTCCTTCCCGCAAGCTTTAGCGATTATCCCCTCCATTTTGGTCATGATGGAAGAAGAGGTTTACGCATTTCCATTATCCGAAGTGAACGAAACTATCAAGGTTAGTAACGAGCAAATCACCACGTTGGAAGGAAACGAAATTATCAATCTTCGCGGGGAAGTGTTACCGATCTACCGATTGAATCGGATTCTCGGATTGCAGGATAAAACGGATCGGGAAGAATCCCCGGTCGTCATAGTCCAATTCAAAGGAAGAAAACTCGGCTTCATGGTGGATGAACTTGTCGGAAAGCATGAGACCGTCATTAAATCCTTGGAGAAGAATTTCAAAAATATCAAAGGACTCACCGGCGCTTCCATCATGGGAGACGGTACTATTATTATGGTCCTCGATATTCCCGGTCTCGTCGAAATTGCGTCTTATTTGGATGAAACCGGAAGGTATATTAGTTATCATTTAGAGACGATGAAGCGAATCAGTACGATTCGGACGATCGAAACTGAAGAAGAGATGTACATTCAAAAAACATCCAATCCTACGAACGTATACAATCATAAGCTGCACGAGATCACGACCCGCGAGAGGGCAAAACGAAAGAAAACCGAGCGTAAAAAGGAAGATGATTCCAAAAAGATCATCGCAGGGAAAGACGATCTGCATCGGGAAGGCGCAGGAAAAACAGAAGGCGCATTCTCGGTCGAACTCAATATCGGCGATGACCGTCTTTTACCCAACGGAGGAAAAGCGGCGGAACCTTCCGCCCCGTCCGTTTCGAACACAGCCGTAATGGATAAAACCACTCCACCCGCTCCTAAGTCCGTGATGGAGGACAAATACAGATCTCATATCTCGGAACTCATTTCGGATTCGGTGAACACTGATGAGGAAAAGAAGAGAGCCGAACATATTATCGAAGGATTTCTGGAACAAAAAAAACAGAGGATGATGTCCGTTTCGCATTCAAAGGATTTTACCGGAAATTTAACGAGAGAACAGATTAAAAAAATCGAAGCAGTCGTTAACACCGGGATGATGAACGCCGGAATGGTCCTATCTCAAATTTTAAATCGAAATGTGGATCTCTTTATTCCCGAAATTATAATGAACGATAAAGAGGGTTTGGCTTCCGAAATTAGATTTTCCGACGATAAATTTTACGGGATGAAAGTTCGGATGAATGGAGATCTGAACGGGAATCTTTTGATGATGTTCTCCAGAGAGAACGCGAAGAATCTTGCTAAAGAACTTTTAGACTCAGTTTCTCCGGGCGACAATCTCGACGATGATACTAAGAGCGTTTTATCAGAAATATCGAATATAGTCTGCGCATCCGTTCTAAATTCCATTTCTAATAAGGCGAAAGTAAGCGTCATGCCGGCCGTCCCGGAGCTGGTAGAAGGTACTTTTTTAGAGGTTCTAGATGCGGTAAAACCCGAACGTACGAAATTTTTGAGTATGTTAACCGAGTTTAACCATGAAGGAAATAACTTGCTCGGGGTTCTTCTATTCCTTCCGGATTTCGATGAGCTGATGGAGCTCATTCCTAAGTTCTAA
- the scpB gene encoding SMC-Scp complex subunit ScpB — protein sequence MEREKSGLKGLIEALLFLSGEPLKLASIAKSVECEKHEAREILDELILDYQERDGGFVLREIAGAYQFATNERFSDILGKLFKEKKRDQLSRSSLDTLAIIAYKQPITLSEIDDIRGVSSRAMVTSLISKKLVKPVGNKEVPGRPALYGTTKEFLLHFGLNKLSDLPAPVEVKELKFENLDDLIENGQE from the coding sequence GTGGAACGCGAAAAATCCGGCTTAAAGGGACTGATAGAAGCCCTCCTTTTCCTTTCCGGGGAACCGCTCAAGCTTGCCAGCATCGCCAAATCGGTCGAGTGCGAGAAGCACGAGGCCAGGGAAATTCTAGACGAACTAATTTTGGATTATCAGGAAAGGGACGGCGGATTTGTTCTTCGTGAAATTGCCGGTGCCTACCAATTCGCAACAAACGAGCGTTTTTCGGATATATTGGGGAAACTTTTTAAAGAAAAAAAAAGAGACCAATTATCCCGTTCTAGCTTGGATACGTTAGCCATCATTGCATACAAACAACCTATCACTTTGTCGGAAATAGACGATATCCGTGGAGTTTCTTCCCGAGCGATGGTTACTTCCTTGATCTCGAAAAAATTGGTCAAACCGGTCGGCAATAAGGAAGTACCCGGCCGCCCCGCACTTTACGGCACCACGAAAGAATTCCTACTGCATTTCGGCTTAAATAAACTTTCGGATCTACCGGCTCCCGTCGAAGTGAAAGAGCTAAAATTCGAAAATCTGGACGACTTAATCGAAAATGGCCAAGAATAA
- a CDS encoding segregation and condensation protein A: MEREDGGKTFVVQWNNTEGGITEGPLNLLWSLIESYKVDIFEVSLSRITEDFLRFLKISENIHIDFGAEYALMAANLVYLKSKALLPDPGFEEEDYDPPLPPELVEKLLEHKKFQLTAQKLSEVDKSQSGVFARESNQVIDEEDSWLDLSLLDLISAFNEILEKREEEGEIPALLTAPHRYSVEEKMESISTLLVERSDISFEELFSSVKPEKAEVVAVFLAMLELCKQRILAIRQHKTFGEIRIFLVGEPWNAKNPA, translated from the coding sequence ATGGAGAGGGAGGACGGTGGGAAGACCTTCGTGGTCCAATGGAATAATACGGAAGGTGGAATTACCGAGGGCCCGTTAAATCTCCTTTGGTCTTTGATCGAAAGTTATAAGGTCGATATATTCGAAGTTTCCCTTTCGAGAATTACGGAAGACTTTCTCCGCTTCTTAAAAATTTCGGAAAATATCCACATAGACTTTGGCGCAGAATATGCGCTGATGGCTGCGAACTTAGTATATTTGAAATCGAAAGCTCTGTTACCCGATCCAGGCTTTGAAGAAGAAGATTATGATCCGCCTCTTCCACCGGAATTAGTCGAAAAACTCCTGGAACACAAGAAATTCCAACTTACGGCTCAGAAGCTATCTGAAGTCGATAAATCTCAATCGGGTGTTTTTGCCCGTGAAAGCAACCAAGTCATCGACGAGGAAGATTCTTGGTTGGATTTAAGCCTACTCGACCTTATCTCTGCTTTTAACGAGATACTGGAAAAACGGGAGGAAGAAGGGGAGATTCCCGCTTTACTTACCGCGCCCCACCGATATTCTGTCGAGGAAAAGATGGAGTCGATTTCCACGCTCCTCGTCGAAAGATCCGATATTTCCTTTGAGGAATTGTTTTCGTCGGTCAAACCCGAGAAAGCCGAAGTTGTCGCCGTCTTTTTGGCAATGCTAGAACTCTGCAAACAGAGAATCCTGGCAATTCGCCAGCATAAAACCTTCGGCGAAATCCGTATTTTCTTGGTGGGAGAACCGTGGAACGCGAAAAATCCGGCTTAA
- a CDS encoding chemotaxis protein CheW, protein MRAIEKLNPAEDDQTGKEVEGLKEFLTFEVDKELFGIDILHIHEILKPVPITRIPNVEGFILGVINLRGEIIPIMDLKELFGLGFCDVLSSTRIIVVVNGEKRGGLLVDSVKQVVKIHRDKISEAGAELSVSYSELIESVSQYEDTLVLNLNLSKLIDFTAEEN, encoded by the coding sequence GTGAGAGCTATTGAAAAATTGAATCCCGCAGAAGACGATCAAACCGGTAAAGAAGTAGAAGGGTTGAAGGAATTCTTGACCTTCGAAGTGGATAAAGAGCTTTTCGGAATCGATATCCTGCACATTCATGAAATCTTAAAACCGGTTCCTATCACCCGTATTCCAAACGTGGAGGGTTTCATTCTCGGAGTGATTAACCTGCGCGGTGAAATCATTCCGATCATGGATTTAAAGGAACTTTTCGGTCTTGGATTTTGCGATGTCCTTTCTTCCACGAGAATTATCGTAGTCGTTAACGGTGAAAAGCGAGGCGGTTTACTAGTCGATTCCGTAAAGCAAGTAGTCAAGATTCATAGGGATAAAATTAGCGAAGCCGGCGCGGAATTGAGCGTGAGCTATAGTGAATTGATCGAATCCGTAAGCCAATATGAAGATACCCTGGTTCTTAACTTGAATCTCTCCAAGCTAATCGACTTCACTGCGGAGGAAAACTAA
- a CDS encoding cell division protein ZapA: MSEKITTRILGDDYTIVGDADPEYIKQLAEVVDRKIRELSLGMPSSSKLKLAVLAALNFADELEQLRNAQPSSSGPSSPEAEEKTRKLITLLEEGLIGDL, encoded by the coding sequence ATGAGCGAAAAGATTACGACACGCATCTTAGGAGACGATTATACGATCGTCGGGGATGCGGATCCGGAATATATCAAACAATTAGCCGAGGTCGTTGATCGTAAAATCCGGGAATTAAGCTTGGGAATGCCGTCTTCCTCGAAGCTGAAGTTGGCAGTCTTGGCGGCTTTGAATTTTGCGGACGAATTAGAACAATTGAGAAATGCCCAACCTTCTTCTTCAGGGCCGTCCTCTCCCGAAGCGGAAGAGAAAACGCGAAAATTGATTACCCTTTTGGAAGAAGGTCTCATAGGGGACCTTTAA
- a CDS encoding protein-glutamate methylesterase/protein-glutamine glutaminase has protein sequence MNSNTPIRVVIVDDSLLVRNIISDQIQKDEKIQVIATGKTGLDCIELAEKLKPDLVILDVEMPVLDGLSALQELQKRKLGIPVMMLSVLTQHGAEATFKALEYGAIDFIPKPSSSSQFNPEELGAVLRSRILSYFESVRTILPTIDTHRLYDAVKAKFSKGETKAIEAVCIGTSTGGPKALQTVFSTFPEGFRLPIFVVQHMPVGFTKAFASRLNDNSKIRIKEAEDGEAVEAGVGYVAPGDAHLRIETRAGRKWIALGKEALVNGHRPSVEVLFDSAIREYGSALIGVIMTGMGKDGAAATLRMRETGAATIAQDEASSVIFGMNRQAIEMGGVQFVEPVSAITTRILSILKERGN, from the coding sequence ATGAATTCTAATACGCCCATACGAGTCGTGATTGTCGACGATTCCCTTCTTGTACGGAATATTATTTCCGATCAGATACAAAAGGATGAAAAAATCCAAGTCATTGCGACCGGAAAGACAGGCTTGGATTGCATCGAATTAGCGGAGAAATTGAAGCCGGATCTCGTTATATTGGACGTTGAAATGCCCGTATTGGACGGTTTATCGGCGCTCCAAGAATTACAGAAACGAAAGCTCGGAATACCGGTGATGATGCTTTCCGTATTAACTCAGCATGGTGCCGAAGCTACTTTTAAGGCCTTGGAATACGGAGCGATTGATTTCATTCCGAAACCTTCAAGTTCGAGTCAATTCAACCCCGAGGAGTTGGGAGCCGTCCTACGTAGTAGAATTCTTTCCTATTTTGAAAGCGTCCGTACGATTCTGCCTACCATCGATACGCATCGACTCTACGATGCGGTTAAGGCCAAGTTTTCTAAGGGCGAAACGAAGGCGATTGAGGCGGTTTGTATCGGTACTTCCACCGGCGGGCCAAAAGCTTTGCAGACAGTTTTTTCCACTTTTCCGGAAGGATTTCGTTTACCGATTTTCGTCGTACAGCATATGCCAGTCGGTTTTACAAAAGCATTCGCTTCACGTTTAAATGATAACTCCAAGATCCGGATAAAAGAAGCGGAGGACGGTGAAGCGGTCGAGGCGGGTGTCGGTTATGTTGCACCTGGCGACGCGCATCTTCGCATTGAAACTAGAGCTGGTCGGAAATGGATTGCATTAGGCAAGGAAGCCCTTGTAAATGGACACAGGCCCTCCGTCGAAGTTCTTTTTGACAGCGCAATCCGGGAATACGGTAGCGCCTTGATCGGTGTGATAATGACCGGTATGGGAAAGGATGGAGCCGCTGCCACTCTTCGCATGAGAGAAACGGGAGCGGCTACGATCGCCCAAGACGAGGCAAGTTCGGTGATTTTCGGAATGAACCGCCAAGCTATTGAAATGGGTGGGGTTCAATTCGTAGAACCGGTCAGCGCAATTACAACTAGGATACTTTCTATTCTTAAAGAAAGGGGAAATTAA
- the infC gene encoding translation initiation factor IF-3, protein MQRKPQPKPTDKLFSHRINEKITGVAQVRLVTDDGVMIVGFEEALRKAKEENLDLVEVSGDQEIHVCKLIDYGKYKFELLKKSKEAKKKQHVINVKEVKIRPRIDQHDYEIKKRHAVEFLQKGDKVKVSLRFRGREMMHSELGMNVVNRMVEDLKGHGTPEREPVLDGRQIVVVITPAVAK, encoded by the coding sequence ATGCAGAGGAAGCCCCAACCTAAACCCACGGATAAACTGTTTAGCCATAGAATTAATGAAAAAATTACTGGGGTTGCCCAAGTAAGATTGGTCACAGATGACGGTGTTATGATCGTCGGCTTTGAAGAAGCGCTCCGGAAGGCGAAGGAAGAAAACCTGGACTTGGTAGAAGTATCTGGAGACCAGGAAATTCACGTTTGCAAGCTGATTGACTACGGTAAGTATAAGTTCGAGCTACTTAAAAAAAGCAAAGAAGCGAAGAAGAAGCAACACGTAATTAATGTAAAAGAAGTGAAGATCCGTCCTCGGATCGATCAGCATGATTATGAGATTAAAAAGCGCCACGCAGTCGAGTTCCTTCAAAAAGGGGATAAGGTTAAAGTGAGCCTCCGCTTCCGGGGTCGAGAAATGATGCACTCGGAATTAGGGATGAACGTAGTCAATCGAATGGTTGAAGACTTAAAAGGTCATGGTACGCCTGAACGGGAACCGGTGTTAGACGGACGGCAAATCGTCGTTGTGATCACCCCCGCTGTCGCGAAATAG
- a CDS encoding transposase: MIISHSVETEQSDTKFAEKMIRKVESCYEFLRSEKQDLNRIQYVLDAGYASESNFQRLKDFDLYCPDQKVTRLFQAGKIPKVTDFSKRRPPFIKFIYEKKANNFVCPSGRTLKFRSEKYLHGQYSYSDYRSTGCNGCKLKHFCTKGRSKSILVNSNNLRRNYIHLSPSKNYHPSELNNFYTMEMRKKLQNPKSRKIYAKRFSSIEGVFGAMKGSRAGNRFMTKGLEKVSLEWSERCSAHNIGKICGFRYI, from the coding sequence ATGATCATTTCTCACAGTGTGGAAACGGAACAATCCGATACTAAGTTTGCGGAGAAAATGATTCGAAAAGTCGAATCTTGCTACGAATTCTTAAGATCGGAAAAACAAGATTTAAATAGAATTCAATATGTCTTAGATGCCGGTTATGCAAGCGAAAGTAATTTCCAGAGATTAAAAGACTTCGATCTTTATTGTCCCGATCAAAAAGTAACAAGGTTATTCCAAGCAGGGAAGATCCCAAAAGTTACCGATTTCTCCAAACGAAGGCCTCCGTTCATCAAATTTATCTATGAAAAGAAAGCTAACAACTTCGTCTGTCCATCGGGCAGAACACTTAAATTCCGATCCGAAAAGTATCTTCATGGACAATACAGTTATTCGGATTACAGATCGACGGGTTGCAACGGCTGTAAGTTGAAACATTTCTGCACAAAAGGTCGATCTAAATCCATTTTGGTGAATTCTAATAACTTGAGAAGAAACTACATTCATTTAAGTCCAAGTAAAAACTACCATCCGAGCGAGCTGAATAATTTCTACACGATGGAAATGCGCAAAAAGTTACAAAACCCGAAATCGAGAAAAATTTATGCCAAACGGTTTTCTTCGATTGAAGGCGTCTTTGGTGCAATGAAAGGATCTCGTGCAGGAAATAGATTCATGACAAAAGGATTGGAAAAAGTTTCTCTTGAATGGTCCGAAAGATGCTCCGCTCACAACATAGGAAAAATTTGCGGATTTCGGTATATTTAA
- a CDS encoding 5-formyltetrahydrofolate cyclo-ligase, which yields MLSKPEARKISKDSILRLPDRTKKENQIRERLREIIISFLGNRTSLRIIAFVADEYEIDPFPFEESPLISEQNVYFFFPKVQNQDLAFIKPERFETGAFSMPEPIGKEKISPKEADLILVPALAWSFEGARLGRGKGFYDRALSGVPKENLIGLTFESLFPCDFLAERHDIRVGTILTEKKNHCFPKKSDENSVR from the coding sequence TTGCTGTCAAAGCCGGAAGCGAGAAAGATCAGTAAAGACTCTATTCTGCGTCTCCCTGATCGAACGAAAAAAGAAAATCAGATCCGAGAACGGTTGCGAGAAATTATTATTTCCTTTTTGGGAAATAGAACTTCTCTCAGGATAATCGCGTTTGTCGCGGACGAATACGAAATCGATCCGTTTCCGTTCGAAGAATCTCCATTGATAAGCGAACAAAACGTATATTTCTTTTTCCCTAAAGTCCAAAATCAGGATTTGGCATTCATAAAACCCGAACGATTCGAAACCGGAGCTTTTAGCATGCCTGAGCCTATCGGGAAAGAAAAAATTTCGCCGAAAGAGGCCGATTTGATCCTAGTGCCTGCCCTGGCTTGGTCTTTTGAGGGAGCTCGGTTGGGTAGGGGTAAGGGATTTTATGATCGTGCACTTTCCGGGGTTCCCAAAGAAAATCTGATCGGTCTAACGTTCGAGTCTCTATTTCCCTGCGATTTTTTAGCGGAACGGCACGACATTCGCGTCGGAACGATTCTGACTGAGAAAAAAAACCATTGCTTTCCAAAGAAAAGCGATGAAAATTCAGTCCGATAA
- the rplT gene encoding 50S ribosomal protein L20: MPRATNGTIHKNRRKKILKQAKGFRGARSKLYRTAKSAVMKAGQWAYRDRRAKKRDFRKLWIIRINAAAREAGLSYSQFMYGLKKASIDLDRKALAELAFNDKETFNALVEKIKVAG, from the coding sequence ATGCCAAGAGCTACAAACGGAACCATTCATAAGAACCGTCGCAAAAAAATCCTGAAGCAAGCAAAAGGATTTAGAGGCGCACGTTCTAAACTTTATAGAACAGCTAAATCTGCCGTAATGAAAGCCGGTCAGTGGGCTTATCGCGACCGTCGCGCTAAAAAACGTGATTTCCGCAAGTTGTGGATTATCCGTATTAATGCTGCTGCGCGGGAAGCTGGCCTTTCCTATTCTCAATTCATGTACGGTTTGAAAAAAGCTAGCATCGATTTAGATAGAAAAGCCTTAGCCGAACTTGCATTTAACGATAAAGAGACTTTCAACGCTCTGGTCGAAAAAATCAAAGTAGCCGGTTAA
- a CDS encoding response regulator, giving the protein MARILVVDDAKFMRTMVKDALVAGGHEIVGEAENGNIAVDQYKAIKPDLVTMDITMREKDGIEAAQEIFKIDPKARIIMVTALGQEELLAKAIKMGVKDFVVKPFSPERLQQAADKALNS; this is encoded by the coding sequence ATGGCCAGAATTCTCGTAGTGGACGACGCAAAGTTTATGAGGACCATGGTGAAAGATGCCTTGGTAGCGGGAGGCCACGAAATCGTAGGTGAAGCCGAAAATGGTAATATTGCCGTCGATCAGTACAAGGCGATAAAGCCGGATCTCGTAACCATGGATATCACCATGAGGGAAAAGGACGGTATCGAAGCCGCCCAAGAAATTTTTAAAATAGATCCGAAGGCACGAATCATTATGGTTACCGCATTAGGTCAGGAAGAACTTCTTGCCAAAGCGATTAAAATGGGTGTCAAAGATTTCGTCGTTAAGCCTTTCTCTCCGGAGAGGTTGCAGCAAGCTGCAGACAAAGCTTTAAATTCATAA
- the rpmI gene encoding 50S ribosomal protein L35 → MPKLKTNRAAAKRFKFSKNNKIKRKSMNTRHILTKKGPKRRRRLRGMTLVVDADWKSIVRLMPYGVR, encoded by the coding sequence ATGCCCAAGCTGAAGACAAACAGGGCCGCAGCAAAACGGTTCAAGTTTTCCAAAAATAATAAGATAAAACGGAAGAGCATGAATACCCGTCACATTCTTACCAAAAAAGGACCTAAGAGACGCCGCCGTCTCCGGGGAATGACTTTGGTCGTGGATGCCGATTGGAAATCAATCGTTAGACTAATGCCTTACGGAGTGCGCTAA
- the pheA gene encoding prephenate dehydratase, with translation MAKNNDKLKEFREKIDSLDKEIVKAILARAEIASAIGEIKRENRDPIYRPDREKDVYEKILNLNNGPLPDKVLIAIYREIMSGSFSVEKGLSVGYLGPEGSFSHQAVRARFGASVEASEFPSIPEVFRAVETDKVDYGVVPVENSSEGLVNSTLDQFLVSDLNIYSEIYLKITLNLLGFEHDLHKIDTLYGIKIANSQCRNWIAANLPHVQISETPSTSRAASIVAEKKEGCAAIASSIAAEIYGLDVVRESIEDMSGNSTRFLIIGKNQCPPTGNDKTSIVLSVPDKPGSLYSVLKPFFDKGINLSKVETRPTRRTSWEYNFFIDFHGHRKDPIIEEVLNSLKENTIYLRVLGSYPVSPPNP, from the coding sequence ATGGCCAAGAATAACGACAAACTAAAGGAGTTCAGAGAAAAAATAGATTCTCTGGATAAAGAAATCGTCAAAGCCATCTTGGCCAGAGCGGAGATCGCGTCCGCAATCGGCGAGATCAAACGTGAAAACAGGGATCCGATTTATCGACCTGATAGAGAGAAGGACGTATATGAGAAAATTTTAAATCTCAACAACGGACCGCTCCCTGATAAAGTTTTGATCGCAATTTACCGTGAAATCATGTCCGGATCCTTTTCGGTGGAAAAGGGACTTTCCGTAGGATACTTGGGGCCGGAAGGATCGTTTTCTCATCAAGCCGTTCGAGCAAGATTCGGAGCTTCGGTGGAAGCCAGCGAGTTCCCTTCCATTCCGGAAGTATTTCGCGCGGTAGAGACGGATAAGGTGGATTATGGAGTCGTTCCGGTCGAAAATTCTTCCGAGGGATTGGTTAATTCGACCCTGGATCAGTTTTTAGTTTCGGATCTTAATATTTATTCTGAGATTTATCTTAAAATTACCCTGAATCTTCTGGGTTTCGAGCATGATCTCCATAAAATCGACACTCTTTACGGTATCAAGATCGCGAATTCGCAATGCAGAAATTGGATTGCTGCCAATCTTCCTCACGTACAAATCTCCGAGACCCCATCCACATCCAGAGCAGCTAGTATCGTTGCGGAAAAAAAAGAAGGATGCGCGGCCATCGCATCTTCGATCGCTGCAGAAATCTACGGGCTCGATGTGGTTCGGGAGTCGATAGAAGATATGTCAGGAAATTCCACCCGATTTCTGATTATCGGTAAAAACCAATGTCCTCCGACGGGGAATGATAAGACTTCGATCGTGCTTTCCGTTCCGGATAAACCCGGATCCTTATATTCGGTATTGAAACCTTTCTTCGATAAAGGAATAAATCTCTCTAAGGTGGAAACGAGGCCGACTAGACGAACCTCCTGGGAATATAACTTTTTCATCGATTTTCATGGGCACAGAAAAGATCCGATCATCGAGGAAGTTTTGAATTCACTTAAGGAAAATACAATATACTTGAGGGTGCTGGGTTCCTACCCGGTTTCTCCGCC